In the genome of Candidatus Liberimonas magnetica, one region contains:
- the mnmA gene encoding tRNA 2-thiouridine(34) synthase MnmA: protein MFMKKVVIAMSGGVDSSTAACLLVKLGYEVIGLTMKLPNTGELSDSGCCGVKGIDDARAVANKIGIPFYALNYEKEFKENVINYFFNEYANGRTPNPCIACNKLMKFGSLLQKALGLSAEFIATGHYAKVEFDKSANRYILKKGKDINKDQSYFLYALTQEQLSRTLFPLGDYTKTEIRELAKGFGLKVHDKPGSQEICFIPDNDYRKFLRMWFSEKKFTPGKILDENGKVVGKHEGIDNFTIGQRKGIGAHSVPHYVLAIDSKNNSIIIGPDEKLYKNTVIVKEVNWVSIDKPDEPFVAKARIRYKHTESEATIYPVSKDEIKIVFKENQRAITPGQAAVFYEADKVLGGGVIDKVM from the coding sequence TTGTTCATGAAGAAAGTAGTTATAGCAATGAGCGGAGGGGTAGATTCTTCTACCGCCGCGTGCCTTTTAGTAAAACTGGGCTATGAAGTCATAGGCCTTACGATGAAGCTTCCAAACACCGGGGAACTTTCCGATTCCGGCTGTTGCGGGGTTAAAGGCATAGATGATGCAAGGGCTGTGGCAAATAAGATCGGTATCCCTTTTTACGCGCTTAATTATGAAAAAGAATTTAAAGAGAATGTTATAAACTATTTCTTTAATGAGTATGCTAACGGTAGAACCCCAAACCCGTGTATAGCCTGCAACAAGCTGATGAAGTTCGGTAGTTTACTCCAAAAAGCCCTGGGGCTTAGCGCTGAGTTTATAGCAACCGGCCACTATGCAAAAGTAGAGTTTGATAAATCCGCAAATAGATACATTTTAAAGAAAGGAAAGGACATAAATAAAGACCAGTCATACTTTTTGTACGCATTAACGCAAGAACAACTTTCCCGAACGCTTTTTCCGCTCGGTGACTATACAAAAACTGAAATAAGAGAGCTTGCCAAAGGCTTTGGGCTAAAAGTTCACGATAAACCCGGCAGCCAGGAGATATGTTTTATCCCGGACAACGATTATAGGAAGTTTTTAAGGATGTGGTTTAGCGAGAAGAAATTTACACCTGGCAAAATCCTTGATGAAAACGGCAAAGTTGTGGGAAAACACGAAGGGATAGACAATTTTACCATAGGCCAGAGAAAAGGCATCGGCGCCCACAGCGTCCCGCATTATGTGCTTGCCATAGATTCAAAAAACAATTCGATAATAATAGGCCCTGATGAAAAACTGTACAAAAACACGGTAATAGTAAAAGAGGTAAACTGGGTGTCAATAGATAAGCCCGATGAACCGTTCGTTGCAAAAGCCAGGATAAGGTATAAACACACAGAAAGTGAAGCAACGATCTACCCGGTATCAAAAGATGAAATAAAAATAGTCTTTAAAGAAAACCAAAGGGCCATCACCCCAGGCCAGGCCGCCGTATTTTACGAAGCCGACAAAGTCCTTGGCGGCGGCGTAATAGATAAGGTTATGTAA